The sequence AGAGAAGATTATTtaagtccatatatacaactcccatGTATATTATCCATCCGATGTGGAACAACTAACACATCTTCTCACGCCTAGAAATGAACATCTgaagcgtgaagtttacaaatgacccaactataGACAGAACGGGTCGCCTAACTATGGACAATCCAAaacataacggtggaacctgagctctgatatcatgttaagattgagacttggacTTAACTCAACTCCAAAAGCTAGCTAAAGGGGGATGATAGTTCAATCCATAAATGAAACTCTCGGGTAtattatccaaccgatgtgggacaactaacacaacTCCCTCACACCCATGAATGAAAATCTAGAgagtgaagtttacaaatgacgcAATTATGGGCGGAATGGGTGGTCCAACTATGGGCAGTCcaaacctgagctctgatacaaTATTAAGATTGAGAATtcgacctaactcaaccccaaaaactaACTCAAGAGAAAAGAATTATCCAAATCCATTCACGCCCCCTACCAAATATAATTCTGAAACCTGAcgatttaaactttaaaaaatggAGCCGAAAGCTATTAGCAAGATGGACGACAAGTCGTGTCTACAGATTTTAATATACAGAGGACAATTCCCACAAGTGCATTGGTGTACGTATTTTGTATATGTATAATTAATTCGATTTATattctaataaaaaatatttataaaaaataattatgaaataattaCAATTTGAAACGATGAACGGAAAAAATAAGACCAATGACACCACTTTTTGTCTTTATTATAAAGATTTTCAGAGAGTTTAGATATATAAATCGTATATAAAAAAATAGGGAGTAAAATACAAAAAGCTACAACAAGCGCGTGACATGCAAAAACCTTATCCAAAACTCCAATCACTCTTTATATACGACACATCCTAAAACATCTCCCACTCACCACTAAATTCGATCTTCCATTGAAATTGCAGTTCTGGAGTTCTTCATCATCAATCTCACACACTTTTTCACCCACAATGTACGTATCTACTTTTCTTATGTTCATGTGCTTGTTATGTGTTTGTATATTTAATATGATTCTGTGTTTATGCTGACCTCAGATCGAAGATGGCGACGTCAGCACTGAACCCTAACGCGCCGATATTCGTACCGTCAGTGTACCGCCAAGTGGAGGACTTCTCGGATCAGTGGTGGGATCTCGTTCAATCTTCCCCTTGGTTCCGCGACTACTGGCTACGGGAGTGCTTCTCCGATCCCCAACTGGACTCTCCATCTATCCAGATTCCCGATTTCATCTTCCCAGAAGAGATCGTCAATGAAAACACCATCAATGACAATGACTATGACGCTGCTTCCAAAGGTAATTGTACATCTCAATTCTACGCAGAGTCGACTCGGACTTAAAATCTTAATTCTGCTGTTTTTATTGCAGATGGAGGTTTGGATTTGGTATCATTGGGATGGTTGAAGTGGAGGAAGCCGCGTGGAGTGGCGGAGGCCCCGAGGTATTGCGAGAAGGCACCGAGGACTGTGAAGGTGAAGGTGAACCCGAGGCCGATTCAGCAGCCGCGCTAGAAGTGAGTTGCGATTTATCGGCTCAACGCTTTGGGAACTAACGACTTTAGAAGCTTTTGTTTGTGTAAAatgaatttctttttattgtaatttaatgccactttttctttttcttttttgaaccCAACGATTATGTATACTTGGTAATAAAATCGTTCGTTGCTTACAAAAATgtcatatataatatttatatatgcaAAAAAAcagtatattatattttacataaaatttttaaatataaatcaagttGACATGTAtacctttatttatttatttatatatatgtacataatGAGTAAGGTGGATGAATTTTGCAATTTATATTCGAAATTGTGAGGGGGTGTGATTAATTTTACTTTGTGTAAAAACCAACTTCATTTGACTTAGGACATCCACAATGGTGGATATAATCTTAGTCATGTCATCTAAATATCATCTTCATGTAAATATTTATCATTGCACAACATTGATTTGTGTGTCACAATAATACTCGGATATAAATTTGTAATTGggttgcaaatttttttttaatttttttaagccAGTGTGAGTTTCACTCTCATAATGCACGCGCGCGTCATACACTGCAAGCGAGAATCATCTCGCTGCAGGtgtgtttctttttatttttttattgtttatttaattattacgtGAAATATAAATAGACAATTGAATGGAATATGTACAAGCTGCaggtgtgttttttttaattatttttcatttttttattagtaaagtagtgaaatgattttatttaaataaaaataaaatattaattaaagtgaCGGTAGaatccataaatatttgattgatatgatatttgattgtgaaatatAAGATATTTGAGTTGAGAAATATTTAATTGATGATGTGGATTAAAGGATTCACAAATATTTGAAGGAAATATCCTTCTTATCGTAGATGTCTAGAGGTATAAAATTTATTCAGGGTTTTGTTGTAATTAATGATGTAAGGGACATGGAAAATGTTGAAATGAAACAACTTAGGCTGAAGAACCAGTGTTAATTTGTCCTTGCTTTTCCactatttaaatttcaatatcTAAGGCCCAATCTAGTTTCGAATATGTAGGCCCATATGGTTCAGATTATTTTTCGGACAACAGATTTTAAATGACTTTTAAGCATTGGCCTGTTTGATGAGTCCAATAAAGTATGGAAATGGGTTCTTCGTAACTCTTAAAAAATGTAGCTCTCACATTATAGTTGCATTTctcatatatatcatttaaaagGCAACCTTAATTgcttaaatatataaattgttaTACAAAAGATGTCCCAATCTACACAATGATAAGATACTTGGAGCAATGTCTGCCTCGAGAGCTCATCATGGATTTGTTAGGAGCTCCAACCTCTTTTGTTCAAGTATTTGAGGATTCCAACTATATGGCTCGATCTAAACTTGGCTCTAATACCACTCGTTGTACAATGAAAATCATGTATCTTCATAATTATATGATATCCTCCACTTAGGGTCTAAACCTTTATGAAGTCATGGATTTGTTTCTGAACTTAACTCAAAAAATCTTAtaccaattaaaatatttggaaaTAATTTTGCGATGTTTGGACTTGGATGTAAGTTTTGAAAATAGACGCAATACGGAGGAAGCAATGCAGGGTAACACCTATTTAAAAGAGAGTAGGTTtctcgtgagactgtctcacgaatctttatctgtgaggcgggtcaaccctaccgatattcaaaataaaaagtaataatcttagcataaaaagtaatatttttcatggatgacccaaataaaagatacgtctcacaaaatacgatccgtgagaccgtctcacacaaatttttgcttttaaaagaaataataaaagatgataaTGATTGGCTCAAAAACGCCTATGTCAATTTTAGGATCTGCTGACATTCAGAGCCTGGCTCTTCTTTTTCAATGGCTATTAATGAATATTTAGTGAAGGGCGGTGTACTAATtgacaaataattaattgactaaattaattaagtttaaacCTAAAGCATAAAGTGACCAATTTCTTTCACGTTAGGTAGTTCCTTATCAACTAACTATATGGTTTTCTTGACAGAACAAGTTTGTTCATTAATCGTCTaactctatttatttatttttttttaaaaaaatcttatttcgttatgattttataaaattttaaattttcctgaAAACTTAGTTTCACAACGTTacacaatttaaaattttgattgtgaaatgtTAAGGATTCACGTCCATGAGTTGCATTAATCATTTTAGTCTTCTCATCCACGTATTATGCGTGTTTTCGAAAAAATTAGTTGTATATGTCAATAACTTGTAACATATCTGATATCGAAATCTCAACATTGAGACAAGTTTTCGGTTTCGATAACTACTAATATTGATTATTGtctc comes from Primulina huaijiensis isolate GDHJ02 chromosome 5, ASM1229523v2, whole genome shotgun sequence and encodes:
- the LOC140977044 gene encoding protein EARLY RESPONSIVE TO DEHYDRATION 15-like, with translation MATSALNPNAPIFVPSVYRQVEDFSDQWWDLVQSSPWFRDYWLRECFSDPQLDSPSIQIPDFIFPEEIVNENTINDNDYDAASKDGGLDLVSLGWLKWRKPRGVAEAPRYCEKAPRTVKVKVNPRPIQQPR